GGGCATACCGTAATCGGTTGCGGTCGCAACGCTAACCATATTAGCGAGCTGAGCGAGCAATTCACCGGTCGGCATCGTTTCGACGCGATCGATATCACCAACTACGATAAGGTCGCAGCATGGGGAGCTGAAGTGGTCGCTGAGTATGGCCCTCCCGATCTGTTGGTGAACAACGCCGCCCTGCTGAATGATTGGAACGTGCTTTGGAAAATCGAGCCAGCCGAGTTTGACGCGCTGATCGACGTCAATCTGAAGGGATTGTTCTATGTTATTCGCTCATTCGTGCCGGCGATGGTTGAACGTCAGCAAGGTGTGATCGTCAACTTCAGCTCAGGCTGGGGACGCATGGTCTCGGCGGAGGTCGCCCCTTACTGCTGCAGCAAATATGGCGTGGAAGGGATGACGCTGGCGATGGCGAAAGAGTTGCCGCCAGACATGGCGGCGGTCCCGCTAAGCCCCGGCGTGGTGAACACCGACATGCAAAAGCAGTGCATCGGCGATCGAGCCGATGGATGTCCTTCGCCCGCTGACTGGGCCGCCAAGGCGGCGCCCTTCCTGCTGCAGCTTGGTCCCAGCGACAATGGCCAGTCGCTCACCTGTTCGGTATAGGGTCCCCGGATATGCGAGA
The genomic region above belongs to Blastopirellula retiformator and contains:
- a CDS encoding SDR family oxidoreductase codes for the protein MSEAKVIVVTGATRGLGRALVTKFVEAGHTVIGCGRNANHISELSEQFTGRHRFDAIDITNYDKVAAWGAEVVAEYGPPDLLVNNAALLNDWNVLWKIEPAEFDALIDVNLKGLFYVIRSFVPAMVERQQGVIVNFSSGWGRMVSAEVAPYCCSKYGVEGMTLAMAKELPPDMAAVPLSPGVVNTDMQKQCIGDRADGCPSPADWAAKAAPFLLQLGPSDNGQSLTCSV